The Anas acuta chromosome 7, bAnaAcu1.1, whole genome shotgun sequence DNA window TGGAGCCAAAGAAATCAGAAACTCAAATCATGATAAGGCAGGGGGTGTTGGGTGAGCGGTGAGATGGAAGCAGGACATGCTTGAACCTGCAGTGATTCCTACAGCAATGAATTCTTGGCTCCTAACGGGATGTTATTGACTTCAGGAGACTGTGGTGGGAGGGGATGCAGGACTTATTGGAGTATTGGAGCCTGATATTAGTTTCCTAAGACGGAGGTGTCCAATTCTACAGCACATATAGCATGCACTTCTTACTTTTCTTCTCTTACCGATGTCATATTCTGCACACCTGCTTGATGCAGTGTTCAAAGTACAAGTTATAAAGTCAAACTGCATATATTTATGTCACTGACTAATGGTACCGGAATAATTCTTCAACTTTCCTTTAAAGATAGGTTACTAGCGGTAAGACTACTCTTAAAATACATTGCCCACTTTACCTCGAAGTACCTGACTGGTTCCATTTACTCCTATGCTTACATATCAGCTGGTGATTAGGTGATCAGGCAGATCAGGGCTGATAAGTGTATGTGACTGATAGTCTCGAAGACTCATTTTGATCTTTGCAGtaaaatttagaaatacaaattaaGTTTGTTCCTGGGTTCTTTTAAACATAATCACTGAATAGTAATTCTGTGAATAACTTTTCTGTTAAATGATAAAAGAAATTTTACTCTGTAAAAAAATGTAGCAAATCCGTTTAAAAATTCACTTGCTTATCCATAAATTGCAgctctagaggaaaaaaaaaaaagcttctgtttgTCAAGGTCAGGAAGACAATGTTTAAGAGATGCTGAGAGGATGCACTGTATACTCACAGTAGTTCCATGGCAAACAAAAGGAATGCCAAAGGTATTTTCTTGAAACCTTGCTCTCTTTAAGGAAATGTTGGTTCTTTTGGATCCAACTTATTAAATGTCTGAAGTTCTCCTGTGGTCAGTATGACTCTTTTAATGGATCAAGGAAAACCTTAGGTGAATTCCagattctatttttaattaggtctgaattgcatttttatttgctttagaTGTTTGCAGTCTGGATCACTactcttttccttcttgatGCAGCCACAGGTAAGACACAAATCTATAAACAGTAAAAATTGTTGTATGCAACTTACACCACAAtaactatataaaaaaaaaaaaaaaataagaacctGCTTTGGAATGGATATAATAGACTTCTTCATTAGGAGTAATGAGTTCCGTCTTGTCTTTGCCACGTTTAACCTACCACTCTTTAATTCTGTAAAGACTTTTGCAGctagcaaacagaaaaagaactaGAAAGgttttttaatatacaaatgGATTCTAAATTTCTCCCAGAACTGTTTTCCCCACCCACCCACAAGCATTTATGGTAGCTACAACACTTGTAATGTCACACATTTTAAACATAATCACTGAATAGTACACAGTCTAGGCGCTTACTCTGCACAGCGCtgtgcagagaagaaaatagtccCGGTTCAAAACATCTCTTTGCCAATAGGAAAGTATAGTTCAATAGGGATGGATgcatgggaagaaaacaaagagtgAAACACAATCCAGAAGCTCCCTGgtatcaggggaaaaaaaaaaaaaaaaagaagaagaaaaaaaaccaacacattgAAAATGACTGAATCGCTTGTGAAGTCCTAGACTGCATCTTCACAATCAAATCTTCTCTTTCTCAGAATGTATTTCCAGTATATAACCCACCAGAATTTTGTACAGAGTTACAAATAGAGTAAGTCATGGTGTGATGTATTCTGACTCCGTCACTCATTCACAGTAGCAATACCTTCTCTTTGTTTCCAGTGTCTATTTAATAGCAATAAAGATGTGGGATTTCACAACTGTTATGCTATGATGGTGGATAAGTCTGACATTTAATGGCAACACCTGCATGTCATATCTACATCACTGCTGTATTAAAGTCACAACAGAATTTGGGAAATTCAAGCACAAATCATACTTCCTTAGTCTGTGCTTTGCTCTGGGCTTCCACTCAGATTTTACTCCATTGCTTCCACTAAATCcttgatgattaaaaaaaaaacaagaggtgGTTTACGTAAGTGGTGGAGCAAGCAGTGGTGTAAATTTTAATGATTGGGTGTTTTCTGTTGCTGGgttgttttctgatttattttcttttgttattttaactCCTTCTTTAATTCTTGCACAAGAAGTAACAATTTAGATAATCTGTGGAGCATTAGCACTAAGTTGAAGGGCTTCTCTGAGCTGAAAAGCtgccagcaaaagcaaaagctcATAAAATTCAGTTTGATCTCAGGATACAGAAAgcatcaagatttttttttgtctttttccaatAGCTATTTTAACGATATGTTTGACAAAACAAATCCTGCTTCCTCCTGAGCTCACCTAACTGAGCTCTAGGCAATGTCTGGAACAGGAATGGATCTTAAGTTTCAAGTCCCTGCTACATGCATAAGGCACAAGAGCACAACTGAGCCCTTAATGAAAGTGGACACGGGTGCCGTGCTCATATGAAGCAGCCATTTTCCAATTCCCTGCAATAAATACTGTCCTGCCAGCTCTTGTAAAGCGGCAGCAGCCTGGCCTGCTACATTCCCAGAACACTAACATCGTTCTTCGTGTGTCCCAGGAAGGGAAGTGTGCTACGAAAGGCTCGGATGCTTTACCGATGATCCCCCTTGGTCTGGGATCCCCGGCAGAGAACTGACAGGCTTGCccagccctccagcagctgtgAACACCAATTTCCTCCTTTACACTAGAGACAACACCATGAAATACCAAGTAAGAAACTGGTTTGCTTTAAATATTGATAGTGTGCTACATGGTCAACAGATTATATGGACTGCTTCGTTCCTCCCAGCAGAGGCCCTGATCCGTATTACACATGCCACGAGCAGTCCATCCCAGTTTCCTttcatctcatttctttttcctcatgtcAGCTGTCTGATGGGCCAGGTATAATTGCAACATTTTACTAACTTGCAGTCTTCTAACACAAGTCATCAAAgatgtttttgcatttattctATGTTATTTTCTACAATAAGCAAATGGCCAAAATTCAGTTTCAGTTTTATCATTACAAAGACAGAGGTAAGACAAGTGCAAAAGGAAAGCTCAGTTTTGGATTCTGTGTGTCTCcagctgaaaaatatatttcaggtactaatatattatatattatattatattacatgAATTTAGGGCACAGTTCCTACATGATTATGGGAtccttttaataatatataattgGTCTCAGAGGCTCTGCTCATGTGATGGCCAAACCAAACCCTAAGAGTAGGCAGGTAGTTAAGAGAGAAGATTAGGAGAGAAAGTAATTGTGCaccagagaagggaaggaaagtgggatgaaaaattaaagagaagcttagaagggaaaacaagagactaaagaaaaaaatgatgaagagaATGACCATCCCTGTGAATTTTAGTTGGacaaaaagcaagggaaaattaagtaatttaataagaaaaatgaaaaggggctgctttgctgttgctggCTTATGATACATGAAAAAGATTTCACAGGTgggattgtttgtttgttataaaTGGTAGTCACAGAGGAGACATTTAATGATTTCTCCTCTGAGAGCTTTCAACCTGACTCAATTTTTCACTGGAGGTGAGGTGTGCACGAACTAGTGATAGGCACCCTTTTAAGCATACCAAGctataacaaaaaataagtgccagttttcaaagcaatgcattattcagaattcatttttgaagaaaataatgccTTCCCTCTCCATAAACCCCAAAATACCTACAGCATTTGCTGTCAGCCTGGTGGCCTTTGTCATGCTGTCTAGATTATCTTTAAGATAACATATGAATAAGCTTAGAATGAAAATCTtatcttaaagagaaaaaataaaaaagaaaaaaggatacAGATTCAGAGTCAACTGCATTATACCTTCTAGAAAACacaatttgttttgtattttggttatagtttttgttaaaatattttatttatatgacaTGTTGTACCAGTATATTTCAAAGCTCATATCATTAGTTCAGCTAAATAGAAGTTGAATTTGTTGAAGCTATTTACTGATATTCCCCAGCAAGGCAGTTTAGGATCAGGAACAAATCCCATCTCTTCGGAGCCCAGAACAGAACTATGCCCTAACTATTGAGAAATTCTTCCCCATATAAAACTGTGAATTAGTACAGAGCATTCACATTGTTActgttgttttgcttgtttgtttcaacacagaaaattaatcCTTCAAATCCTTCAACTATCAAAGCTTCAAATTTTCGAGCACACAGGAAAACTCGCTTCATTATTCATGGCCATCTTGGTGGAGCTGACCTCTCCTGGATATCAAACATGTGCAGGGTATGGTGTGATTGTTGTTTGACAGTCATTGTACTTGTATTTGAAAGTGAAAATATCCACAGACATTCCACAGACATTAATTGGCTTATGAAACttacttctctctctttttttttttttttttttttttttttttttgttaattctgGGAATATATGAGCAGAAAAATCCTCGGAATCAAGTTCAGTTTCAGAAAACTGCCTGCTTGTTCCAAGCTCCGAGTATAGAGCACTTCAGACTCCTACTTAACAGCTTTTTGCTGCATTCACCTCCACAGTGAAAGCTATAATTGATTGGTTTTTCAATTCCGTGgcaataataaaggaaaaaaggtcaCTTTTCTCACCTCAGCAAaagttcaaaataaacatttcagatCGAGTGAGGCATTTGATctaccaaaaccaaaatgttttgttcagcagattggtttcattttatttaggtacattgcaaaaatgaaattgtttcaaaatgaaaaatcagaaagttCCCTTGCCAAAAGTCTCTAAGTAGAATAGTTTGTTCAAAATACACGGAGTCATGGGCTGAGCATTTCAGGCACGTGAACATGAATTTGTGAATCTCATTAGATGATCTGAATGTATAAATTTTGAAGAATGAAGCGtggacaataaaaaaaaagaagtcattctctcctctttttctaTCTGGGGTAACTAAGACAAGCTGATATTCTAAAACCAgggacagcagctggggaggaaaacAGAACTGCAACCAGCTGTTAGACGCCTTTATGCAGCATTCAAACCTGCCTCCAGTCTGCCTCCTTGTGTTGATTCTGCAGTATTAATTGGAAAGAAAGCACTAAAGATGTATCCTTACTAGTCGCATAGACAAAGCAGGTGCATGTAGCATCTTTTTGCTATGCCACTTTCTGAATAATGGAATGATGCAAGACCTGAGTATCTAGGATGATATTATAAAAACGCACTACTAGagattatattaaaattatacaCCCCTAAGAGctgcataattttatttttaaaaataaataaataataaataaaaatcactggcCAAGTCCTGACGATTTATCCCCACTCTTCACCCCTTGTGTTCAACACCATTGACAAGAATAACTACTGCACAGAGTACTCCATGGCAGCCTGCTTTCTGGCCTTGCAGACTGGTGTGTACAAGTTACCCCACAGGCTTCTGTAAAACAGTGCCCAGAGAAGACAGCAAGAGAGCAAAGGGGGAGCTCAAAAGAGCCTCATGACAGGAGCAGAATGCCAATTCTGCAAGGGTGGGAtgcaaaaatcaaaatgcaCAGAACTACAATGAGAACCCCCAGCTAgagcaaaacaaatatttatttatgcttaacctggaagagctgtgcttcacacttgtttccttcttcttttcataCCTGACAGTTCATGTTTCATGTTGAAGACGTAAACTGCATTTTGATTGACTGGACAGGTGGCTCCAGTGGCTTGTACACCGAAGCAGTTAACAATGTCCGCATCGTGGGGGCTGAGCTCGTGTACCTTGTGAACCTTCTCGAGGTACAAGTATCCGTGGAATGTGAACACCAGCATGTACATGTAGTCTGTATGGTAAAGCCTGTGGTCAGGGTGGCATTTTTTGATTTGATGTGATGTAGTCTTAAAATACAGGTGGTCGTGATGGCCTTTTTTCTGGATAAGCCATTCTGAATGGAGATTAGGAAAACTGGCGAGGAGAAGAGCAGTAGTCAAGGGCCAACATGACTAAAATATGCCTCCATGGGCCTCAGACCCTGCCTCCAGCTACAAGTGGCTGGCAGCACAGAGAAGGGATTCTCCCACAGCCACCTGAAGCCACAATTTTCCTGCAGAGGCTCAGCCGAGCCCGGCATGCCAGCAGCACatggcctcctcctcctgcaggagctgggtggTGGAGCACCTCCATAGCACCACAGCCACTTTATTCACATCATATTTCCCATTTAGCAcccttgttttttcctttccatacaTCTTTCACAGAAAGACTACGGCTACTCTCCTGCCAATGTTCACTTAATTGGCCATAGCCTTGGAGCACATGCtgcaggggaggcagggagacGGAAACCCGGCATTGGCAGAATAACAGGTACCGAGGCTGTTTCAGCTGCAGAAGCTTTATATTTTAACACAGCTTAGGAGAACCGGAGAGTCACTGCTACCTAACGAACACGACACAGACCACACTGTGTTGCTTTGCCGTAGGTAACAGCACACAACCAGCACGACTGCACACAAATGAAGCCATGTCATATCCCATGCCATTTCACATCACCAGTCACAGCCCTGAGAAAGGCTGGACAGCAACAGAAGTATTTAACTGTCCATACTGTGGCTAAATATGTCACTTTGCATAGATTATATTGAGTCCCTGAGAACATGCTGCCTATGATTTTTAGCTATATcaaagagcaggaagaaaataccATATTACATCTGGAATAACAGACTTGTAAATATACTAGCAACTCATTATCATATTTGGCTTTAAAAGCCCACTCTAACATGACTTTTCAGCAGTTAAGAAGAtggaaaatctgaaatgaaaaactgaatacCCCTATATTTACTGTGTCACGATGAAACAAATAGCAGTGGGCACCCTCGAAAGGAAGAAAGCTATTAGCCGCATAGCTACGCAGGGAGGCACAATATCATGACACACTCCCACACCACATCTGTTAAAGTCtcagtattttctgctttcctttctccaCCAGTCAGTCCTTCGCTTTGCATAGACATTTCTTTGACTAGGCTGTGCGCAATTTGGGGAAAATGGGATCAGAATGTTAGTGCTTTGTCCACAGAGAGAGCTCAGTGAGCCTGAAGTGGAGGGTGATGTTTTCAAGCAAATTtggtgtttaaaataaatttttgacCTGATAAAGATTCTCATACAAATATGCATGGTTAGAGTAACATGCCAAAATTTCACATCTTCTACTACTataaaaagagcaaacaaatcACCTCTTCCTATGACAGTATTCCCCAGTAGTAAGTCAACCATCCATCCAAATTTTACTGTGTTGCCTCCAGCCACTGTTCTATTAAAACCTCATTTGTTTGGCCAGCTGTCCTACATCcacaaaatagatttttatatgAGCAGTAAAGGTAGAAATTTAATGACATATTGTGTATATACACTGCATGTGATGACAGTAAATAAGTTATTGTTTACTTAACCAGCCACATCTCCTTTCATTGAGGTTTGGATCCAGCTGGGCCTCTTTTCCAGTATACTCCTAACAAGGTTAGGCTGGATCCTTCAGATGCAAAATTTGTTGATGTAATTCACACTCACGCTGGTCATCTCTTCTTTGACTTTGGTAAGTTTTCACACAAGAGCCAACACATACACAAAGGCATATCAGAGAGTGATCAGTCTTTAGTCATTTTACATATTTCAGCTCCTGGGATTCTTCAGACTTGTGGCCACCTGGATTTTTATCCAAATGGTGGGAAGAAAATGCCAGGATGCAAGCAGCTTCGAGTACCTCCCACAGCTCGGGATATCAATGACCTTATGAGAGGtaagtattttaaagatttgtCCACCAGCCTGACCCTCTGTGGAAATTCCACACACAAAGGGCCAGTGAAATTCATTCAAGGATAATCCaaaaaagagtttttctttaaatttgagCTTCCCTTCTTGCTACAAAAACAACAGTCGCAGAAGTACCGGGGTCAGGCATACTCATCCATGCCGTTAGCAGCATTAGTGTCTTCAAAGGGAACGGCACAAGGTTAAAAATATAGAAGATGATAAAATGACTGCTGTGCTAGTACTTCATGTTCTTCAAAGAAAGTTGGGCAGTTAATAAGAATTATCCTGGGATTGAGCACAATGGATGCCCCAAATCCTGCCTTCTGCCTTACCCTACAGAAATAAGAACACATGTTATTCACAGCTAAATGTTTTGAAATCCCTACCACTAGTTAAGTAACTGGTTTTCAAAAATGCTCTGTATCAGAACTGGTTTGAGAACTTAGTAACCCAAGACTGAAAGCTGGCTACACGCAGAATCGTTTGGAACCAAAACACCTTCAAGACTGACAACACAAATGTGTCTCGGTTTTCAGcaaaaattatgtattttccaCAGATATTTCACTAGGCTGCTTGCAATGCTTTGTGGTAAGAAATGAGCCCAGCTCTTCTGAACACAAGCAGATGGAGTGGGTTTTTCATGCAGCTTCTAAAAATAGAGACAGCCTTAACTCCTGCCTCTTGTTTAAACCTTGCTTTGTACTTATCTCTTCTGTTtgataatatttacatttatgtagtggttttatgaaaaaaaaagtgccttagAAATGCTATTTAGTAACTTCTTTCTACAGCTTTTGATGCAGGAAGGAGACTGGTATTATGTTCCCATTGTACAGATGTCAAGTGAATTTGGCACTAGCACAAAGTAAGCCAACTCTAAGAGCTGggaattttaaagttaaaagcACAGACCTTTCTGAATTAGTTTTTAAGACAGAATGATAAAGAAAACATACTCAGGAAGCCTTGATGACCCGGATTGTTTTCAagaaatgcagacaaaaatactcttcactttgttttttttcccccctacgCAAAGAGCAACGTGTATCAACTGGTCAATATCAACTGGTCTATCTTTAAGATGCATAAATATTGATGTATAACTATAGGTGAAATTCTGACTTCACTGAAAGCTGTGCCAGCTTGCAATTACTTCAGTGCCTCCAAATCATCACCCTATAATCAGGCGAGGTCCCCTGAGCCTGAAGCAGACTGGAGCCTGCTTTTATAGCCTAACGTTGGTGTGTTTGATAAAGGAGAGGCTTTGGATCTCATGAAGACAATGCTTGTAATGAGGGACCTGTAAATATAACACAAATTgcactttcttcttccctgcacTGCCTGCTTAGGAATTTCACTCTGAGTGCAAAATGCACTTGTTTAGAAAAATCCTGACAAGAATCAAGGACACACTGCCAAACATCTTGCTTTTCAgagcatttcacagaatcaccaATGTCAAATGACCGCAGATTTTCTAGAgcttaaaaacactgaaagccactgaagttaaaataattactacaattttctttaattctggAAGTGAGTGGAAACTGTGGTTTTACAAAATACCACATTGTGATAATGGTAAGCAAACGAAAACTACTTCATAGTAACTACTATATGCTTTGCAAATGCCACAACTATGAATTATTCCAGTCTTTGAAACATCAAAGGGAAATTTAGCTaacccctcccctcttcccgTGCTAAAGTAAAAGCAGTCAGTGGTGCACAGAGCAGGACTGGAGGCTGCTTGAAGGCTGCCAGGTGCATCTCCACCTCTCTGAGCTTCTCTATGGGCAAAGGGACATGCATGGGCAGCACCTCGCTCTTCCccatcacaaatatttttgtagtttcAAGTGTGCTTTTTACCACAAAACCAAATAATTTGCACTTTAAACATATTAAATTGTCACTGTTTTTTAATCCAAGACTTCACTCTATGTACAAATGCTTttgagggagggaaaaagacCCACGTTTGCTGTTTTGGCATGGATATATGGTTAATATATTGCTCTAATCTTTTTTATGTGGGCTTTCTCCTAGCATATAGATCTATTGGATGCGGACATAAAAGAAGTCTCCGGTATTATGCTGAAAGTATTATCACTCCAAATGGATTTCTTGGCTACCAGTGTGAAACATACCGAGATTTTATATCAGTAAGTATCAGGTACATGTTTATGAAGTGGGTAAGGGCCCTGCCCTCCTTCCCTTAATTTCTGGGACCATTTCTGCACTCTAAATGATAGGACAGAGGGTGGCTCTGCAGACCCACTGACTGCCCTCCTCCAGATCACAGCCAGAAAATGGGCaaaatgtgaaaacagcaaACCCTAAGAAAGATCTgggagaaaatgaagacagtACATATACACACAGCTGGGTTCACCCTCTGCTTAGGTCAGCAGCAAGGGACACGGTCTGGCTGAAGGATGTCCATTTAAACCAGTGTCTTACAAACCTGGTGGAACCCATCATCAAGAGG harbors:
- the LOC137859777 gene encoding pancreatic lipase-related protein 2-like, with the protein product MFAVWITTLFLLDAATGREVCYERLGCFTDDPPWSGIPGRELTGLPSPPAAVNTNFLLYTRDNTMKYQKINPSNPSTIKASNFRAHRKTRFIIHGHLGGADLSWISNMCRFMFHVEDVNCILIDWTGGSSGLYTEAVNNVRIVGAELVYLVNLLEKDYGYSPANVHLIGHSLGAHAAGEAGRRKPGIGRITGLDPAGPLFQYTPNKVRLDPSDAKFVDVIHTHAGHLFFDFAPGILQTCGHLDFYPNGGKKMPGCKQLRVPPTARDINDLMRAYRSIGCGHKRSLRYYAESIITPNGFLGYQCETYRDFISGACFPCQKERCPLMGHYADMYPYKTEKEQQKVYLNTGAHPPFSRWRKEICVRVSATETMKGNIDVALTGTNGIRRKYTIDTGTFKPGNTYLNYIDTEISGNISKVEFLWKKHLSQVHRGCMGAEEVTVISGEDGNVCVLWPWVCAAKQMANPDALLGLAEECHKCHSCPHSTRACFFSQTAGKAPPTETDDFSSLLQKLYFQISAVSLYPNRGATLL